In Fibrobacter sp. UWB10, the genomic window TTTAGCCTAAAAATTGAGGATTTGTAATGAAAATTGCAGTTATTGGTGGCGCAGGTTATATCGGTAGCCACACGATTATTGAATTGTATAAGGCAGGTCATTCTGTTGTCGCCGTCGACAACCTCGTGAACTCTTGCGACGAATCACTCCGCAGAGTCGCCGAAATTATCGGGCAGCCCGTCCCCTTCATTAAGGCCGACGCCCGCGATGCCGCCGCCATGGACAAGATTTTCAAAGAAAACCACTTTGACGCCTGCATCCATTTTGCCGGACTCAAGGCCGTAGGCGAATCCGTCGCCAAGCCGCTGGAATACTACGAAAATAACATGAACGCCACGTTCGTGCTCCTGAACGCTATGCGTAACAACGGCTGCAAGAACTTCATCTTCTCGTCTTCGGCAACCGTGTACGGCAATCCCGCCGAAATTCCCATTACCGAAAAATGTCCGAAGGGCGCCATCACCAACCCTTACGGTCAGACAAAGTCGATGCTGGAACAGGTGCTGATCGACGTGCAGAAGGCAGCCCCCGAATGGAACGTGGTGCTGCTGCGCTACTTTAACCCGATTGGCGCCCACCCGAGTGGCCGCATCGGCGAAGACCCGAACGGCATTCCGAACAACCTAATGCCTTACATCACGCAGACCGCCGTAGGTATCCGCAAGGAACTCGGCGTGTTCGGCAACGACTACGACACCCCCGATGGAACCGGCGTACGCGACTACATTCACGTTTGCGACCTCGCCTCGGGCCACGTGAGCGCCCTCAAGGCCATCGAAAACAAGTGCGGACTCGCCATTTACAACCTGGGAACAGGCCACGGCTACTCCGTGCTCGACGTGGTGCACGCCTTCGAAAAGGTGAACGGCATCAAGGTGCCCTACAGCATCAAGCCCCGCCGCGCAGGCGACATCGCCACCTGCTACTGCAACCCCGAAAAGGCCTACAAGGAACTCGGCTGGAAGGCCCAGTTCGGCATCGAGGAAATGTGCCGCGACGCTTGGAACTGGCAGAAGAACAACCCTAACGGTTACCGCAAGGGGTAACGACCCCAAAAGCCGCTTTCCGCAAAAAAATTCATTTTTTGCGGCACCTTCCCCTTGACACCTCCGCCCAATTATTCTATAATTGGGCAACCCCGCGGGAATAGCTCAGTTGGTAGAGCACGACCTTGCCAAGGTCGGGGTCGAGGGTCCGAGTCCCTTTTCCCGCTCTAAAAAGAAAAAGACACCTACATGGTGTCTTTTTTCGTTTTATAACACGGGAAGGGACCCGGCACCCTCGAAGAGGGTGCGACCAAATTCTTTTTTGGGCAAAGCCCGTGAAAAGAATTTGGAGCTTAACGCGAACGAAGTGAGTGTTGAGCCCGTAGGGCGGCAAGTCAGCCGCGCAGCGGAGACTGACGCAGCCGCAGTCCCTTTTCCCATACGACGAATCACATAATTTGGCTCATGCACGAAGCGCGTGCGAATTATTTAGGAACTCACGCCCTAAAGGGCGGGAGGCCCGTCAGGGTGAGGAGCTAGCCGGTCGTAGACCGGAGACTAGCGACGAATCAATCCCTTTTCCTCAGCATCAAATTGCATCTGGCAAGCATCCCCTTCAAATCAAAGCTGATTAATCACTGATTAATCAGCATTTAATCACTTTCTTTTTTTTCCAGTCGCGATTTTACACCAAAATCGCCAATTTTACATTTGG contains:
- the galE gene encoding UDP-glucose 4-epimerase GalE, giving the protein MKIAVIGGAGYIGSHTIIELYKAGHSVVAVDNLVNSCDESLRRVAEIIGQPVPFIKADARDAAAMDKIFKENHFDACIHFAGLKAVGESVAKPLEYYENNMNATFVLLNAMRNNGCKNFIFSSSATVYGNPAEIPITEKCPKGAITNPYGQTKSMLEQVLIDVQKAAPEWNVVLLRYFNPIGAHPSGRIGEDPNGIPNNLMPYITQTAVGIRKELGVFGNDYDTPDGTGVRDYIHVCDLASGHVSALKAIENKCGLAIYNLGTGHGYSVLDVVHAFEKVNGIKVPYSIKPRRAGDIATCYCNPEKAYKELGWKAQFGIEEMCRDAWNWQKNNPNGYRKG